DNA sequence from the Perca flavescens isolate YP-PL-M2 chromosome 3, PFLA_1.0, whole genome shotgun sequence genome:
gatgatgatgatgatgatgatgatgaagatggtgatgataatgatgaagatgatgatgatgaagatggtgatgatgaagatgatgatgattgtgatgatgatgaggatgatgaagatggtgatgatgaagatgaagatggtgatgatgaagatgatgatagtgaaggtgatggtgatggtgatgatgatgatgatgaagatggtgatgataatgatgaagatgatgatgatgaagatggtgatgatgaagatgatgatgattgtgatgatgatgaggatgatgaagatggtgatgatgaagatgaagatggtgatgatgaagatgatgatagtgaaggtgatggtgatggtgatgtgatgatgatgatgatgaagatggtgatgataatgatgaagatgatgatgatgaagatggtgatgatgaagatgatgatgattgtgatgatgatgatgatgatgatgatgaagatggtgATGAAGAtggtgaagatgatgatgatgatgaagatgatgatgaagatggtgatggtgatggtgatgatgatgaagatggtgatggtgatgatgatggtgatgatgatgatgatgatgatgaagatggtgttgaagatgatgatgatgatggtgatgatgatgatgaagatggtgatgatgatgatgatgatgaagatggtgatgatgaagatgaagatgtgtgtgtgtgtctgtgtgtgtgtgtgtgtgtgtataaagtaAAGTGTTCTCCTGCTCCATTAACATTGTAAACAGTTTCAATGGTAATTCATGTAAAAACATGCACAAAACAAGTGCATCTTCCACTAAAGTCTAAGGCTGGTTAGACACTggctgtgtggcgtgagcgCGTGAGCTGCGTGGTGTGTCAAACaagtgcatgctagaaatagaaacaacgcctatttttcacgctaCACGCAAGCGTATTAGAAGCGTTTCCAAACAAAAGGGAAcacaaaatatgtttatatatcaTGCTGCTACAAAGTTAGACCCGTGAACCCAACTTGAGTGCTGTAAGTAAAATGTTTGATGcggtaattgtttttttaatggttgtatttattgtttcatGTACAGTTGCCATGGTGATACGACAGATTAATTAGTGAGTTAAAATGTCCTACAGTGTGGAATGTCAGAGGTTTTTTAGTTTAGGAGACAAATAGGTTTAAATGTCAACTGTTGCTGTAGACCAGGCAGTAAACCCCATGTATTCTAAGTAATTGGacacatatctgtgtttatactaCGTTTTATACAGGTGAGACATGGAAAAGTGATTTTagaaagatgaaaatatatttgggCCCCACCTGGTAGGGGGTTGAGTTCTACCATGTTATCCTATGGAGACTGAAGGCCTTTGGGTCATGAAGGGCACTTATTTGGATGTGCTGTTGGCCTTACCCACATAAGAACAGAGTGAAATAATTTAGTAATtttgaaaatgcaactgtatttgacagaggaaagatttaggttgctagtgacaaaatattagctttcagtattttacgaggtctttgtaaattacgtttgATTAAAAACTGTGTCATTCGTCCCAGTTCTCCcctacagacaaggctagcagcagcagcagcgccgcgtcagacacgtttctggtgtgcaaaaaTCCATGCAGCCGCTACGCAACAGAAACTGTTGCTGTTGCCATAGAAACACGGTGACTTCTTGTAACGTGTAACTACTGTTGTAAACAGCACTTGAATAAATAACTCAAACTCCTGTCTGATTGGTCCTCTGAGtctcagtacacacacacacacacacacacacacacaccaacacacagacagacacagatacacacatacacacagacacacacgcaaatacacagacaaacacacaaacacagacacacacacacacacacacacatacagacacacatacacacagacagacagacacacacatacagagagacacacagacacacacacacacacagaaacacagtatTTATAcgtcatttgtttccttttgtgtgcATCTTTATGTTTTTTCTTCGCGGAGCATTGCCTGCAATGCCTGGcccaggatccggtataggagactgcactactcagtatgacacgatgtgcccggctatgacatgaactactacgactaccattgtagtcactgttccattatctttattgtgactattatgccactgttcatcacacccccaaccggccccgtcagacacctcctaccaagagtctgggtctgtccgaggtttcttcctaaaagggagtttctcctcgccactgtcccaacagccactgctaatgcttccTCTTGAGGGAatcactgtaattgttggggttttggaaattatagagtgcggtctaaacctactctatctgtaaagtgtctcgagataactcttgttatgatttgatactataaataaaattgaattgaaattgaattgaatagaagCCAAGCCCTTTTCAAATTTATCTTCTCAATTTTAGATTTCCACAAAAATGTTATTCTTTCTCTAATAATTCAGCGACTATGCTTATTGTTACACTTAATGTGCGTTAGTTTGATTCCATCCAATGATAGTAAAGGCT
Encoded proteins:
- the LOC114551611 gene encoding LOW QUALITY PROTEIN: uncharacterized protein DDB_G0271670-like (The sequence of the model RefSeq protein was modified relative to this genomic sequence to represent the inferred CDS: inserted 1 base in 1 codon) encodes the protein SPSSSSSSSSPSSSSSSPSSSSSSTPSSSSSSSSSPSSSPSPSSSSSPSPSPSSSSSSSSSSSSPSSSPSSSSSSSSSSQSSSSSSSPSSSSSSSSLSSPSSSSSSSXSPSPSPSLSSSSSSPSSSSSSPSSSSSSSSQSSSSSSSPSSSSSSSSLSSPSSSSSSSPSPSPSLSSSSSSPSSSSSSPSSSSSSSSQSSSSSSSPSSSSSSSSLSSPSSSS